One genomic segment of Cellulophaga sp. HaHaR_3_176 includes these proteins:
- the sufD gene encoding Fe-S cluster assembly protein SufD, which translates to MSLKDKLVSSFMAFENNIDVEHPVHEVRLEALKNFETKGFPTKKDEAWKYTSLNSIQKIDFSIFPKEAATIEYKDVKKYFINEIDTYKIVFIDGIYSSYLSETTHDGVDICLMSSALSKPMYKQIIDVYFNKIASKDDSLTTLNTAFSREGAYIYIPKNKMPKKPIEILHFATGNEASIMLQPRNLIVVEENAEVQILERHQSLTTNEVLTNSVTEIFAAKSAIVDYYKIQNDAENASLIDNTYVNQKGKSLVKVHTFSFGGKMTRNNLNFYQNGEYIDSTMKGVTILGDKQHVDHHTLVHHIEPNCESHQDYKGIYGENSTGVFNGKIIVEKLAQKTNAFQKNNNILISDKATINSKPQLEIFADDVKCSHGCTIGQLDEDALFYLQSRGIPKKEARALLMYAFANNVLESVRIPELKVRINKLIAKKLGVNLGFDL; encoded by the coding sequence ATGAGTTTAAAAGATAAATTAGTTTCTTCTTTTATGGCATTCGAGAACAATATAGATGTAGAGCATCCTGTTCATGAAGTGCGTTTAGAAGCTTTGAAAAATTTTGAAACTAAAGGGTTTCCTACAAAAAAGGACGAAGCTTGGAAGTATACATCATTAAATAGTATTCAGAAAATAGATTTCAGTATTTTTCCTAAAGAAGCTGCTACTATTGAATATAAAGACGTAAAAAAGTATTTTATTAATGAGATAGATACTTATAAAATCGTTTTTATTGATGGTATTTATAGTTCTTATCTTTCTGAAACTACACATGATGGTGTAGATATTTGTTTAATGAGCTCTGCATTGTCAAAGCCAATGTACAAGCAAATTATAGATGTGTATTTTAATAAAATAGCATCTAAAGACGATTCTTTAACGACGTTGAATACAGCATTCAGTAGAGAGGGCGCTTACATTTATATTCCGAAAAATAAAATGCCTAAAAAGCCAATTGAAATACTTCATTTTGCTACAGGTAACGAGGCTTCTATTATGTTGCAACCTCGTAATTTAATTGTTGTTGAAGAAAATGCTGAGGTTCAAATATTAGAGCGTCACCAGAGCTTAACTACAAATGAAGTGTTGACGAATTCGGTGACTGAAATTTTTGCAGCAAAAAGTGCAATTGTAGATTACTATAAAATTCAGAATGATGCAGAAAATGCTTCATTGATAGATAATACATACGTTAACCAAAAAGGTAAGAGTCTTGTTAAAGTACATACATTTAGCTTTGGAGGTAAAATGACACGTAACAACTTAAACTTTTATCAGAATGGAGAATATATAGACTCTACGATGAAAGGAGTTACTATTTTAGGAGATAAGCAGCATGTAGATCACCATACTTTAGTACACCACATTGAGCCAAACTGTGAAAGCCACCAAGATTATAAAGGTATTTACGGAGAGAATTCTACAGGTGTTTTTAATGGTAAAATTATAGTAGAAAAGTTAGCTCAGAAAACGAACGCTTTTCAAAAAAATAATAACATTTTAATTAGTGATAAAGCTACGATCAACTCAAAACCTCAATTAGAGATTTTTGCTGATGATGTAAAATGTTCTCATGGTTGTACTATTGGCCAGTTAGATGAAGATGCTCTGTTTTACCTACAATCTAGAGGTATTCCTAAAAAAGAAGCAAGAGCGCTATTAATGTATGCTTTTGCTAATAACGTTTTAGAGAGTGTGCGCATACCAGAATTAAAAGTTAGAATTAATAAATTGATTGCTAAAAAATTAGGTGTAAACCTTGGTTTTGATTTGTAA
- a CDS encoding aminotransferase class V-fold PLP-dependent enzyme, with amino-acid sequence MINVTKIREDFPILKREVNGKPLVYFDNAATSQTPQQVIDVIVDYYSNYNANIHRGVHSLSQEATDKYEQARIKIQKHFNAAKAHEIIFTSGTTHSINLVANGFTTLLKKGDEIIVSALEHHSNIVPWQMLCERTGAVLKVIPMNLNGELVMSSYHDLLSDKTKLVFCNHVSNALGTVNPIEEIINAAHKVGAAVLIDGAQAAPHIKADVQALNADFYTVSAHKICGPTGEGILYGREEWLNKLPPYQGGGEMIAEVTFEKTTYADLPHKFEAGTPNICGGIAMAAGLDYMNAIGFDEIAAYEHELLKYATQKLLEIEGLKIYGTSENKTAVISFNLNGIHPYDIGSILDKLGVAVRTGHHCAQPIMDFFKIPGTVRASFSFYNTKEEIDVMVAAVKKAKSMLE; translated from the coding sequence ATGATAAACGTTACTAAAATCCGTGAAGATTTCCCTATTCTTAAAAGAGAAGTAAACGGAAAACCTTTGGTTTATTTTGATAATGCAGCAACATCACAAACGCCGCAACAGGTTATTGATGTTATTGTAGATTATTATAGCAATTACAATGCAAATATACACCGAGGTGTACATTCGCTTTCGCAAGAGGCAACGGATAAATATGAGCAAGCTAGAATAAAAATTCAGAAGCATTTTAATGCAGCTAAAGCCCATGAAATTATATTTACATCAGGTACAACACATAGTATTAACCTAGTTGCAAACGGCTTTACGACATTGTTAAAAAAAGGAGATGAAATTATAGTTTCTGCTTTAGAACATCATTCAAACATTGTGCCTTGGCAAATGCTTTGTGAGAGAACAGGTGCTGTTTTAAAAGTTATACCAATGAATTTAAATGGAGAACTTGTGATGAGTTCTTATCATGATTTATTGTCAGATAAAACGAAACTTGTTTTTTGTAATCATGTATCAAACGCTTTAGGTACAGTAAATCCTATAGAAGAAATTATAAATGCAGCACATAAAGTAGGTGCGGCTGTTTTAATAGACGGAGCTCAGGCAGCACCACATATAAAAGCAGATGTACAGGCTTTAAATGCTGATTTCTATACGGTTTCAGCTCATAAAATTTGCGGACCAACAGGTGAAGGTATTTTATATGGAAGAGAAGAGTGGTTGAATAAACTTCCTCCATATCAAGGTGGTGGTGAAATGATTGCAGAAGTTACTTTCGAGAAAACTACTTACGCTGATTTACCTCATAAATTTGAAGCAGGTACACCTAATATTTGTGGGGGTATTGCTATGGCTGCTGGTTTAGATTATATGAACGCAATAGGTTTTGATGAAATTGCAGCATATGAACATGAGCTTTTAAAATATGCAACTCAAAAACTTCTTGAAATTGAAGGATTGAAAATTTATGGTACATCTGAAAATAAAACGGCAGTTATTTCTTTTAATTTAAATGGAATACACCCTTATGATATAGGTTCAATTTTAGATAAATTAGGAGTTGCAGTTCGTACAGGTCACCATTGTGCACAACCAATTATGGATTTCTTTAAAATTCCGGGAACGGTAAGAGCTAGCTTTAGCTTTTATAATACTAAAGAAGAAATTGATGTGATGGTTGCAGCTGTTAAAAAAGCAAAATCTATGTTAGAATAG
- a CDS encoding SufE family protein has protein sequence MTIKEIQAEIVDEFSMFEDWMQRYEYMIELGKSLPLIDEQYKTDDNIIKGCQSKVWVHADLNNKKLAFTADSDAIITKGIIAILIRAFSDQKPQDIIDADTEFIDEIGLKEHLSPTRANGLVSMIKQIKLYAIAYQTQIG, from the coding sequence ATGACTATTAAAGAAATACAAGCAGAAATTGTAGACGAATTTTCAATGTTTGAAGATTGGATGCAACGTTACGAATATATGATAGAGCTAGGGAAGTCACTTCCTTTAATAGACGAGCAATATAAAACTGACGATAATATTATAAAAGGATGTCAAAGTAAAGTTTGGGTTCATGCAGATTTAAATAATAAAAAATTAGCCTTTACAGCAGATAGTGATGCTATTATTACGAAAGGAATTATTGCAATTTTAATACGTGCTTTTAGCGATCAAAAACCACAAGATATTATTGATGCAGATACCGAATTTATTGATGAAATTGGGTTAAAAGAACACTTGTCTCCTACAAGAGCAAATGGGCTGGTAAGTATGATTAAGCAAATAAAATTATACGCGATTGCATACCAAACCCAAATAGGATAG
- a CDS encoding SUF system Fe-S cluster assembly protein gives MSEETFVDTQELGEKIVNVLKTIYDPEIPVDIYELGLIYDVFVNEDNEVKILMTLTSPNCPVAESLPAEVEEKVKSLNEVKDAEVEITFDPPWTQELMSEEAKLELGML, from the coding sequence ATGAGCGAAGAAACTTTTGTAGATACTCAAGAACTAGGAGAAAAAATTGTAAATGTTTTAAAAACTATTTACGATCCAGAAATACCTGTTGATATATATGAATTAGGCCTTATTTATGATGTTTTTGTAAATGAAGATAATGAAGTAAAAATATTAATGACCTTAACATCTCCTAATTGCCCAGTTGCAGAGTCTTTACCAGCAGAGGTAGAAGAAAAGGTAAAGTCTTTAAATGAAGTAAAAGATGCAGAGGTTGAAATTACTTTTGATCCACCTTGGACACAAGAATTAATGAGTGAAGAGGCTAAGTTAGAATTAGGGATGCTTTAA
- a CDS encoding DUF2480 family protein: MDEIVNRVSESKLITFDLEDYYPKGNRVVIDVKDWLYEGFILREKEFRSTLESHDWLQYKDAYIALGCSSDAIIPGWAYMLMTTKLQTVAKKVIVGSLEDLETSLYQTIIENLDVTDFKDKPVIIKGCSKKPVPANAYVFATAKIQVVAKSIMYGEACSSVPLYKRK, encoded by the coding sequence ATGGATGAAATAGTAAACAGAGTATCAGAAAGTAAGTTAATTACTTTTGATTTAGAAGATTATTACCCAAAAGGTAATCGTGTTGTTATTGATGTAAAAGATTGGCTTTATGAAGGCTTTATTCTTAGGGAGAAAGAATTTAGATCGACTCTTGAAAGTCATGACTGGCTACAGTATAAAGATGCTTATATAGCGCTTGGGTGTTCTAGTGATGCTATAATACCTGGTTGGGCGTATATGCTTATGACGACTAAATTGCAAACAGTAGCTAAAAAGGTTATTGTAGGCAGTTTAGAAGATTTAGAAACATCACTATATCAAACAATTATTGAAAATTTAGACGTTACTGATTTTAAAGATAAACCTGTGATTATAAAGGGATGTAGTAAAAAACCAGTCCCAGCAAACGCATATGTATTTGCAACTGCAAAAATACAGGTTGTCGCTAAAAGTATAATGTATGGAGAAGCATGTTCTTCTGTGCCATTATATAAAAGAAAATGA
- a CDS encoding DUF3078 domain-containing protein → MKKLVFTLVATFAIATSYAQTVTADELKAEQAPKKESIAALQAEVDALQARIDAIPSYGWKKGAFGTIGGSISGFNNWYAQGTPNNNSGNIGFTVNGFANLNQEKFFWRNSTNINLAWVKLDDKDDANDSDDFEATTDVFTITSLYGRKISEKFAISGLAEYRTTLLNNFNNPGYLDLGVGATWTPIQDLIVVIHPLNYNFVFSDNDSVFESSLGAKIVADYTRQLGAVNFKTNLSMFQSYESGDLSNLTWTNSFGYTLWKGIGVGFDFGLRSNKQEALNYSLAQTPATATSFDDVDNKLQTYYMVGLNYSF, encoded by the coding sequence ATGAAAAAATTAGTATTCACATTAGTAGCTACTTTTGCAATTGCAACTAGTTACGCACAAACAGTTACTGCTGATGAACTTAAGGCAGAACAAGCGCCTAAAAAAGAATCTATAGCAGCATTACAAGCTGAAGTTGATGCTTTACAAGCGAGAATTGATGCGATTCCTTCTTATGGATGGAAAAAAGGTGCTTTTGGTACTATCGGTGGTAGTATTTCTGGTTTTAACAACTGGTATGCACAAGGAACTCCAAACAACAACTCAGGTAACATTGGTTTTACAGTAAACGGTTTTGCAAATCTTAATCAAGAAAAATTCTTCTGGAGAAACTCTACTAATATTAACCTTGCGTGGGTAAAATTAGACGATAAAGATGATGCTAACGATAGCGATGATTTTGAAGCAACTACGGATGTTTTTACAATAACATCTTTATACGGTCGTAAGATAAGTGAAAAGTTTGCTATATCTGGTTTAGCAGAATACAGAACTACGTTATTAAATAACTTCAATAATCCAGGATACCTAGACCTAGGTGTTGGTGCTACTTGGACTCCTATTCAAGATTTAATAGTAGTTATTCACCCATTAAACTACAACTTTGTATTTAGTGATAACGATTCTGTTTTCGAATCTTCTTTAGGTGCTAAAATTGTTGCAGATTATACAAGACAATTAGGAGCTGTAAACTTTAAGACAAACTTATCTATGTTTCAAAGTTACGAAAGTGGTGATTTATCTAACTTAACTTGGACAAACTCTTTCGGTTATACATTGTGGAAAGGTATTGGAGTTGGTTTTGACTTTGGTTTAAGAAGTAACAAACAAGAAGCTTTAAACTATTCTTTAGCTCAAACTCCTGCTACAGCAACTTCATTTGACGATGTAGATAATAAATTACAAACATATTACATGGTTGGTTTAAACTATTCTTTCTAA
- the hflX gene encoding GTPase HflX, translating into MLEQKKIDYERTVLIGVITRDQSEVKVKEYLDELEFLTYTAGGEVFKRFIQKIDVPNPKTYIGSGKMKDVEMYIEEHNIGCVIFDDELSPGQQRNIEKQLNCKILDRTTLILDIFSQRAQTSSARTQVELAQYEYFLPRLTGLWTHLERQKGGIGMRGPGETEIETDRRIVRDRIALLKKKLTKIDRQMETQRGNRGALVRVALVGYTNVGKSTLMNVVSKSEVFAEDKLFATLDTTVRKVVLGNLPFLLTDTVGFIRKLPTQLVESFKSTLDEVREADLLLHIVDISHPQFEEHIASVNKILGEIDSADKKVIMVFNKIDQYNHETIEEDDLITERTEKHFTLDEWRHTWMRKVGDRALFISALNNENLDEFRKRVYDEVRDIHVTRFPYNNFLYPEHLDEY; encoded by the coding sequence ATGTTAGAACAGAAAAAAATAGATTACGAACGTACGGTCCTTATTGGTGTTATCACTAGAGATCAATCGGAAGTAAAAGTAAAAGAATATCTAGATGAATTAGAATTCTTAACCTATACAGCAGGAGGCGAGGTTTTTAAGCGTTTCATACAAAAAATTGATGTACCCAACCCTAAAACATATATAGGTAGTGGTAAAATGAAAGATGTTGAAATGTACATTGAAGAGCACAACATTGGTTGTGTCATTTTCGATGATGAGTTATCGCCTGGTCAGCAACGAAATATTGAAAAACAGTTAAACTGTAAAATTTTAGATAGAACAACTTTAATACTAGATATATTTTCTCAAAGAGCACAAACTAGCTCTGCTAGAACACAAGTTGAACTAGCTCAATATGAATACTTTTTACCTAGGTTAACAGGTTTATGGACTCACTTAGAGCGCCAAAAAGGTGGTATTGGAATGCGTGGTCCTGGTGAAACTGAAATTGAAACAGATAGACGTATTGTACGTGACCGAATTGCTTTGCTAAAGAAAAAGTTGACTAAGATTGACAGGCAAATGGAAACGCAAAGAGGCAATAGAGGAGCCTTAGTTAGAGTTGCCTTAGTAGGGTACACCAATGTTGGGAAATCTACCCTAATGAATGTCGTTAGTAAAAGTGAAGTTTTTGCTGAAGACAAACTTTTCGCAACTTTAGATACTACTGTTCGTAAAGTTGTATTGGGTAATTTGCCGTTTTTACTTACAGATACCGTTGGTTTTATTAGAAAACTACCAACACAGTTGGTAGAAAGCTTTAAAAGTACCTTAGACGAGGTTCGTGAAGCTGATTTACTTTTACATATTGTTGATATATCTCACCCACAATTTGAAGAGCATATTGCTTCAGTTAATAAAATTTTAGGTGAAATAGATAGCGCAGATAAAAAGGTAATTATGGTTTTTAATAAGATTGATCAATACAATCATGAAACTATTGAAGAAGATGATTTAATTACTGAGCGTACAGAGAAACATTTTACGCTAGATGAATGGAGACACACTTGGATGCGTAAAGTTGGAGATAGAGCTTTATTTATATCTGCTTTGAATAATGAAAATTTAGATGAATTTAGAAAAAGAGTTTATGATGAGGTAAGAGACATTCATGTAACTCGTTTTCCGTATAATAATTTTCTGTATCCAGAACATTTAGATGAATACTAG
- a CDS encoding endonuclease, whose protein sequence is MFFSYFKKKSNNSLFTIAFYNLENLFDTIDHPKKLDGDFTPNGKLNWTPQRYKSKLNKLGSTIAKIGFKKAGKTPAIIGVCEVENKTVVKDLIANEALKKAKYSFVHYDSPDERGIGNALIYDDRYFKVISSEPIPLLVYNLDGNQDMTRDILYVHGELNGEKVHVFVNHWPSKRDGGAETEYKRIKASETILNYMSSIEENHASPNYIIMGDFNDGPKSKSIKKLVKSKGLYNPMEKLLTPKRGSANYKFNWMLFDQIIISHSFLNYEKKTHSYDTSNIFDEHFLTEFKGKFKGSPFRTYVGRRYLGGYSDHFPVYLQLKLNK, encoded by the coding sequence ATGTTTTTTTCTTATTTCAAAAAAAAGTCTAATAACAGCCTTTTTACAATAGCCTTTTACAATTTAGAAAATCTTTTCGACACAATCGACCATCCTAAGAAGTTAGATGGTGATTTTACACCGAACGGAAAGTTAAACTGGACTCCACAGCGGTATAAATCAAAATTAAATAAACTTGGTTCTACCATTGCAAAGATAGGGTTTAAAAAAGCAGGTAAAACACCTGCAATAATAGGAGTTTGTGAAGTAGAAAATAAAACTGTAGTTAAAGATTTGATAGCGAATGAAGCGCTTAAGAAAGCTAAGTATTCTTTTGTTCATTATGATTCGCCTGATGAGCGAGGTATAGGAAACGCACTTATTTATGATGATCGTTATTTTAAAGTAATTTCTTCAGAACCAATTCCTCTTCTTGTTTATAATTTAGATGGTAATCAAGACATGACACGCGATATACTTTATGTACACGGAGAACTAAATGGAGAGAAAGTACATGTTTTTGTAAACCACTGGCCATCAAAGAGAGATGGTGGTGCAGAGACAGAATATAAAAGAATAAAAGCTTCTGAAACCATATTAAATTATATGTCTAGTATTGAAGAAAATCATGCGAGTCCTAATTACATTATTATGGGCGACTTTAATGATGGTCCAAAATCAAAAAGTATAAAAAAATTAGTCAAAAGTAAAGGACTCTATAACCCTATGGAGAAGTTACTAACTCCGAAAAGAGGCAGTGCTAATTATAAATTCAATTGGATGCTTTTTGATCAAATTATTATATCTCATAGTTTTTTAAATTACGAAAAGAAAACCCATAGTTATGATACTTCAAATATATTCGATGAGCATTTTCTAACAGAATTTAAAGGTAAATTTAAAGGAAGCCCTTTTAGAACATATGTAGGTCGTAGATATTTAGGTGGTTATAGTGATCATTTCCCTGTTTACCTTCAATTAAAATTGAATAAATAA